In the genome of Acidobacteriota bacterium, one region contains:
- a CDS encoding ATP-grasp domain-containing protein has protein sequence MNSQLKIAVVYDTWEEEEPAAEPAPRRGPVRKRQRKRDKPDREEIFEALTKLGHEPSYYVLDGRDATLLGLAKSDADLFFNLTESYAGDDTRDVHLAAYFDLLGRCYTGAGPHALYLAQDKALAKKLFAFHGIRTPRFAVCYRGRLDHAHDIGFPLIVKPASEDGSVGIEAGSVVENVKDLMQRIDYVHETFDSPALIEEFIEGREIYAAILGNGAPEVLPLVELDLSKLPEGTPKIASAEVKWERGTEAYRVTKSAPVEDLPEAVTQDLNEAALAAYRALKLRDYGRIDLRLTPKNEAYVIEANPNPWLSSGAEFAMAAKKAGRSYVQLVGEIIALAQQRATPA, from the coding sequence GTGAACAGTCAGCTCAAAATCGCGGTCGTGTACGACACCTGGGAAGAGGAGGAGCCGGCAGCCGAGCCGGCGCCGCGCCGCGGTCCCGTGCGCAAACGGCAGCGCAAGCGCGACAAGCCCGACCGGGAGGAAATCTTCGAGGCGCTGACGAAGCTGGGGCACGAGCCGAGCTACTACGTGCTGGACGGGCGCGACGCCACGCTGCTGGGCCTGGCAAAATCGGACGCCGATCTGTTTTTCAACCTCACCGAGTCCTACGCCGGCGACGACACCCGCGATGTGCATCTGGCAGCGTACTTCGACCTGCTGGGCCGCTGCTACACCGGCGCCGGTCCGCACGCGCTGTATCTGGCGCAGGATAAGGCGCTGGCCAAGAAGCTGTTTGCCTTTCACGGCATTCGCACGCCGCGCTTTGCGGTCTGCTATCGCGGCCGGCTGGACCACGCCCACGACATTGGTTTTCCGCTGATTGTCAAACCCGCCAGCGAGGATGGCTCGGTGGGGATCGAGGCAGGCTCGGTGGTGGAGAACGTAAAGGATTTGATGCAGCGCATCGACTACGTCCACGAAACCTTTGATTCTCCGGCGCTGATCGAGGAGTTTATCGAGGGGCGGGAGATCTACGCCGCCATTCTGGGCAACGGCGCGCCGGAAGTGCTGCCGCTGGTCGAGCTGGATCTATCGAAGCTGCCGGAAGGGACACCGAAGATTGCCAGCGCCGAGGTCAAATGGGAGCGGGGAACCGAGGCGTACCGGGTCACCAAGTCAGCGCCGGTCGAGGATCTGCCGGAAGCCGTGACCCAGGATCTGAACGAGGCGGCCCTGGCTGCCTATCGCGCCCTCAAGCTGCGGGACTACGGCCGCATTGACCTGCGCCTGACCCCTAAAAACGAGGCGTATGTGATCGAGGCGAATCCCAACCCGTGGTTATCGAGTGGGGCGGAGTTTGCCATGGCCGCCAAAAAAGCCGGCCGCTCCTACGTGCAATTGGTCGGCGAAATCATCGCCCTCGCCCAACAACGCGCTACGCCCGCCTGA
- a CDS encoding MarR family transcriptional regulator has protein sequence MLIGALLRVPAQAIHRRIIQELNAAGFSALRLPHMAVLQFPGPDGVRPGTLAARAGVSKQAMNQLLRSLEGLGYLVRTSGSGRARVVRLTRRGRDAYMRIHAILRDIEQEWKAELGAREFAQLKRLLGRVWESSLTRPQHLA, from the coding sequence GTGCTCATCGGCGCCCTGCTGCGCGTTCCCGCCCAGGCCATCCACCGCCGCATCATTCAGGAACTCAATGCTGCCGGTTTCTCCGCCCTGCGGCTGCCGCACATGGCCGTCCTGCAATTTCCCGGTCCGGACGGCGTGCGGCCGGGCACGCTGGCCGCGCGCGCGGGCGTCAGCAAGCAGGCCATGAACCAGCTCCTGCGCAGCCTCGAGGGCCTGGGCTACCTGGTCCGCACCAGCGGCTCCGGCCGGGCGCGCGTCGTCCGCCTCACCCGGCGCGGCCGCGACGCCTACATGAGAATCCACGCCATTTTGCGCGACATCGAGCAGGAATGGAAGGCGGAACTCGGCGCGCGCGAGTTTGCCCAGCTCAAGCGGCTCCTCGGCCGCGTCTGGGAGAGCTCGTTAACCCGTCCCCAGCACCTCGCCTAA
- a CDS encoding DUF2283 domain-containing protein — protein MKLTFDPRYNVAYLRFQEKTAQVETIHVSDELNVDIAPDGTIFGIEMLNANQQLSAADDGNLIVVNEALAQRREVSLSGKS, from the coding sequence ATGAAGCTGACCTTTGATCCGCGCTACAACGTCGCCTACCTCCGGTTCCAGGAGAAAACTGCGCAAGTGGAAACTATCCACGTGAGCGACGAGCTAAACGTGGACATCGCCCCCGACGGCACGATCTTCGGCATTGAAATGCTAAACGCCAACCAGCAGCTCAGCGCCGCAGACGACGGCAACCTGATCGTAGTGAACGAAGCCTTAGCCCAGCGCCGGGAAGTGTCGTTGAGCGGCAAGAGCTGA
- a CDS encoding YihY/virulence factor BrkB family protein yields the protein MSVDWARLRRRTREHWHLLRETARVIGPSARLLTTTEAHTYAYSVAANTLLASLPFLFLMLWTARHFLPGLATQQMVIAGLLATSLPVGQHQLFVDAIRLADRESVQIFSLVMLAVSSSGVFLPLEVALNSIWGIKKNRGYIGNMLVAFFLVVACGVIAYASIVLASLGTALAELVLPATWTGVLGLITQFFLVIFSVPAAVLVFFLIYWKLPNGKVQAAQVFPAALYTGLLAEVFRYVFPVVMPWFDFSRVYASLTLGVTLLIWGYVGALLLLFGASLSARGVARWPAVHLPVPHYEALRAWYLRSVHSHAESSATLTGAGPGVAAPHHPLDARPGWGPR from the coding sequence ATGAGCGTTGACTGGGCGCGGTTGCGGCGCCGCACCCGCGAGCACTGGCACCTGCTGCGCGAAACCGCGCGCGTCATTGGGCCGAGCGCCCGGCTGCTGACCACGACGGAGGCGCATACGTATGCCTATTCGGTGGCGGCGAATACGCTGCTGGCTTCCCTGCCCTTTCTGTTCCTGATGCTGTGGACGGCGCGGCATTTTTTGCCGGGGCTGGCGACGCAGCAGATGGTGATTGCCGGACTCCTGGCCACCTCCCTGCCCGTAGGGCAGCATCAGTTGTTCGTGGACGCCATCCGGTTGGCGGACCGGGAGAGTGTGCAGATTTTTTCGCTGGTGATGCTGGCGGTCAGTAGCAGCGGCGTGTTTCTGCCGCTGGAGGTGGCGCTGAACAGCATTTGGGGGATCAAGAAAAACCGCGGCTATATCGGCAACATGCTGGTGGCGTTTTTTCTGGTAGTGGCGTGCGGCGTGATTGCGTATGCCAGCATCGTGCTGGCCAGCTTGGGGACGGCGCTGGCAGAACTTGTTTTACCGGCGACGTGGACGGGCGTGCTCGGGTTAATCACACAATTTTTTCTGGTGATCTTTTCCGTACCGGCGGCGGTGCTGGTGTTTTTCCTCATTTACTGGAAGCTGCCGAACGGCAAGGTGCAGGCGGCGCAGGTGTTTCCCGCGGCGCTCTACACCGGGCTGCTGGCGGAGGTATTTCGCTACGTCTTTCCGGTGGTGATGCCCTGGTTCGATTTCAGCCGGGTGTATGCCAGCCTGACGCTGGGAGTGACGCTGTTGATCTGGGGGTATGTGGGTGCGCTACTGCTGCTGTTCGGGGCGAGCCTGTCGGCGCGGGGCGTGGCGCGCTGGCCGGCGGTGCATCTTCCGGTGCCGCATTACGAAGCGCTGCGGGCCTGGTATCTGCGCAGCGTGCATAGCCATGCGGAAAGCTCGGCGACTTTGACTGGCGCGGGGCCTGGCGTGGCTGCGCCACACCACCCGCTTGACGCTCGGCCGGGCTGGGGGCCCCGCTAG
- a CDS encoding FtsX-like permease family protein, with product MHGLGTDLGSAWRTLRQRPWLSLAAVLSLALAIGANTAIFNVWRAVMEHPMPVLQPDRLAAVYNLAPTVPGTGFMPVSHLDFLDYAGEKQVFSGAYALRQEPVVLGLRGQAVQVTADVVTGSYFDVLGVRAALGNVFHSQQTRIEGTGALAVLSQDFFERHFRGNRGIVGTSVRLNGVPFMVLGVAPAGFGGTGTLQAPDLWAPMSMHRVLLTGALGTYFMARNAQFFSVVGRLRPGVTQAQAETAVRLEGERLARQYPKTDRLLTATTLPLLQTGIDPNQRPVYSLAFTVVLTVVGMVLLIACANVSHLLLARAHVRRHEMAVRKALGASPARLLRQLFAESLLLSLCAGAAALGVAAITQQVLWTYRPPAVQRTVFHLGLGSAALWFVLGLALLTTIAAGLAPALLGARVEPAQVLRGMAAAGGHRSSLRSWLLAGEAAFSIAALILAGLFIASLRHLQHAAPGFDAAHVASLQFDAGAGGFNIATPAAAQRLLTLDRTLLQRVRQLPGVASATLASGAPMAPGDGARGYQLFGQAPESGRGMRVVNIESVSPASFFGAMGTRLLAGRDIQTSDTAAAPRVMIVNQTMANIAWPGQNPIGKRVIFHDESEPTTVIGVAQNSAYTSLSEGPVALAYLPLAQEPATALGLTARTTGDPAALLPELQQAVAAVNPELAVSHLQTGAVAVAQSLWEARMGAILLGLLSALATLLAAIGLYGVAAFTLRQRWREMGIRIALGATRGRIFASVLRDGLWPVLGGLAVGIAAAIAAGRFAGSLLFGVGAANAGVVAGYAGLFVAIAVLALLLPARTAAHANPADVLRERL from the coding sequence ATGCACGGGCTTGGGACTGATCTCGGGAGCGCCTGGCGCACCTTGCGGCAGCGGCCGTGGCTGAGCCTGGCGGCGGTGCTCTCGCTGGCGCTGGCGATCGGCGCCAATACGGCCATCTTCAACGTTTGGCGCGCGGTCATGGAGCACCCGATGCCGGTACTCCAACCGGACCGCCTTGCGGCCGTTTACAATCTCGCACCCACGGTGCCCGGGACTGGGTTCATGCCGGTATCCCACCTGGATTTTTTAGACTATGCCGGCGAGAAGCAGGTATTCAGCGGCGCCTACGCGCTGCGCCAGGAGCCGGTCGTGCTCGGCCTCCGCGGACAGGCGGTGCAGGTGACCGCCGACGTGGTTACGGGCAGCTATTTTGACGTGCTGGGCGTGCGCGCCGCCCTGGGCAACGTGTTTCACTCGCAGCAGACGCGCATCGAGGGCACGGGAGCGCTGGCGGTGCTGAGTCAGGATTTCTTCGAGCGTCATTTCAGGGGCAATCGCGGAATTGTCGGTACGTCGGTTCGCCTGAACGGCGTGCCGTTCATGGTCCTGGGTGTCGCTCCGGCGGGGTTTGGCGGCACGGGAACCCTGCAGGCGCCCGATCTGTGGGCGCCCATGAGCATGCACCGGGTGCTGCTCACCGGTGCTTTAGGGACTTACTTTATGGCCCGCAACGCGCAGTTTTTCAGCGTGGTGGGCCGCCTCCGGCCGGGCGTGACCCAGGCCCAGGCCGAGACGGCGGTGCGTTTGGAGGGTGAGCGGCTGGCGCGCCAGTATCCAAAAACGGACCGGCTGCTGACGGCCACAACCCTGCCGCTGCTGCAAACCGGCATTGACCCGAATCAGCGGCCGGTATACTCCCTCGCCTTTACGGTGGTGCTGACGGTGGTGGGTATGGTGCTGCTGATCGCCTGCGCGAATGTTTCCCACCTGCTGCTCGCCCGAGCGCATGTGCGCCGGCACGAGATGGCGGTGCGCAAGGCGCTGGGGGCGAGCCCGGCGCGTTTGCTGCGCCAGTTGTTCGCCGAATCGCTGCTGCTCAGCCTCTGCGCGGGCGCGGCGGCGCTGGGCGTGGCGGCGATCACGCAGCAGGTGCTCTGGACCTACCGTCCGCCCGCCGTGCAACGGACCGTGTTTCATCTGGGACTGGGCAGCGCCGCGCTGTGGTTTGTCCTCGGCCTGGCGTTGCTCACGACGATCGCGGCCGGACTGGCGCCAGCGCTGCTGGGCGCGCGCGTGGAGCCGGCGCAGGTACTGCGGGGAATGGCCGCAGCTGGTGGACACCGCTCGTCGTTGCGGAGTTGGCTGCTGGCGGGCGAGGCCGCGTTTTCGATCGCGGCCCTGATTTTGGCCGGACTATTTATCGCCAGCCTGCGGCATTTGCAACACGCGGCGCCCGGGTTTGATGCGGCGCACGTGGCCAGTCTGCAATTTGACGCCGGCGCCGGCGGCTTCAATATTGCGACGCCCGCGGCGGCGCAGCGGCTGCTGACGCTGGACCGAACCCTGCTGCAGCGGGTGCGCCAGCTTCCTGGAGTTGCCTCCGCCACGCTGGCTTCGGGAGCGCCGATGGCGCCGGGCGATGGGGCGCGCGGCTACCAATTGTTCGGGCAGGCGCCGGAGTCCGGCCGGGGAATGCGCGTGGTCAACATTGAATCGGTTTCTCCGGCGTCGTTTTTTGGGGCGATGGGCACCCGGCTGCTCGCCGGGCGCGATATTCAGACCAGCGATACCGCCGCGGCGCCGCGCGTGATGATCGTGAACCAGACGATGGCCAACATCGCCTGGCCGGGACAAAACCCGATTGGCAAACGGGTCATTTTTCACGACGAGAGCGAACCGACGACGGTGATCGGTGTGGCGCAGAATAGCGCCTATACCTCGCTCAGCGAAGGCCCGGTCGCGCTGGCGTACCTGCCCCTGGCGCAGGAGCCGGCGACCGCCCTCGGGCTGACGGCGCGCACGACCGGGGACCCGGCGGCGTTATTGCCGGAACTGCAGCAGGCTGTGGCGGCCGTGAACCCGGAACTGGCCGTGTCGCACTTGCAGACCGGAGCCGTTGCGGTGGCGCAGTCGTTGTGGGAAGCGCGGATGGGCGCGATCCTGCTGGGATTGCTCTCGGCACTGGCAACCCTGCTGGCCGCGATCGGTCTTTACGGGGTGGCGGCGTTCACCCTGCGTCAACGCTGGCGCGAGATGGGCATCCGGATCGCTCTGGGGGCGACACGCGGCAGAATCTTCGCGTCGGTGCTGCGCGATGGATTGTGGCCGGTGCTGGGTGGACTTGCGGTGGGAATCGCGGCGGCCATCGCCGCCGGCCGGTTTGCCGGGTCGCTGCTGTTCGGAGTGGGTGCGGCGAATGCGGGCGTGGTGGCCGGCTATGCAGGCCTGTTTGTCGCCATCGCGGTGTTGGCGCTGCTGCTGCCGGCGCGGACCGCCGCCCATGCCAATCCGGCTGATGTACTCCGCGAGAGGCTGTAG
- a CDS encoding cupin domain-containing protein, with protein MSEHPELQVNPAEETVRLGPLTVRFLVTAVQSSGSTAVFELFIPAGERLRAPAHSHDHYEETIYGIRGVSTWTVDGHAIEVGPGQALCIPRGAVHRFDNPGAADVTALCVITPAAIGPEYFREAAALVAAAGGREPDRAAMAALMRRHGLTPAPPPAAA; from the coding sequence ATGAGCGAGCATCCAGAGCTTCAGGTCAATCCGGCGGAGGAAACCGTCCGCCTGGGACCGCTGACGGTGCGTTTCCTGGTCACCGCAGTGCAGTCGAGCGGCAGCACCGCCGTGTTTGAGCTGTTTATTCCGGCCGGGGAGCGGCTGCGGGCGCCAGCGCACAGCCACGATCATTACGAAGAGACGATCTACGGCATCCGCGGCGTGTCGACCTGGACGGTGGACGGCCATGCAATTGAGGTCGGACCGGGGCAAGCGCTGTGCATTCCTCGCGGCGCGGTGCATCGTTTTGACAACCCCGGAGCGGCGGATGTGACGGCGCTGTGCGTGATCACGCCAGCGGCAATCGGGCCGGAGTATTTCCGCGAGGCGGCCGCGCTGGTGGCCGCCGCAGGCGGCCGGGAGCCGGATCGCGCCGCGATGGCCGCGCTCATGCGGCGCCACGGGCTGACCCCGGCCCCACCGCCGGCGGCCGCCTGA
- a CDS encoding DUF4258 domain-containing protein, whose amino-acid sequence MKARLHPHALARLAERGTTETEVLATVATGEQFPAKFGRTGFRRNFPFGGEWRGRHYAEAYAVEENGWLVITAVVKFF is encoded by the coding sequence ATGAAGGCGCGCCTCCACCCTCACGCTCTGGCAAGGCTGGCGGAACGCGGCACAACGGAAACGGAGGTCTTGGCGACGGTTGCAACAGGAGAGCAGTTTCCGGCCAAGTTCGGCAGGACAGGTTTCCGGCGCAACTTCCCTTTCGGCGGCGAATGGCGCGGGCGCCATTATGCGGAGGCCTACGCCGTCGAAGAGAACGGCTGGCTTGTAATCACCGCCGTTGTAAAATTCTTCTGA
- a CDS encoding BlaI/MecI/CopY family transcriptional regulator produces MSVNQFPPGALGPLESEVMERVWQKGDCNVRQMVERLPQALAYTTVMTTLDRLYKKGLLERRKHQRAFVYSARVSHAQWLRRQAGEFLAGFFGGSVPERTAVLSCLLEAVEAYDAELLEELNRQIREKQRQLTARSAE; encoded by the coding sequence ATGAGTGTGAACCAGTTCCCGCCGGGCGCGCTGGGGCCGCTGGAAAGCGAGGTCATGGAACGGGTGTGGCAGAAGGGCGACTGCAACGTTCGCCAGATGGTGGAGCGGCTGCCGCAGGCATTGGCGTACACGACCGTGATGACCACTCTCGACCGGCTCTACAAAAAAGGATTGCTGGAACGGCGGAAGCATCAGCGTGCCTTTGTGTATTCGGCGCGCGTCAGCCACGCGCAATGGCTGCGGCGGCAGGCAGGCGAGTTTCTGGCAGGGTTTTTTGGCGGCAGCGTGCCGGAGCGGACTGCGGTTCTGTCGTGTCTGCTGGAAGCGGTAGAAGCCTACGATGCCGAGCTGCTGGAGGAGTTGAACCGGCAGATCCGCGAGAAACAGCGGCAGTTGACCGCGAGGAGCGCTGAATGA
- a CDS encoding N-acetyltransferase, translated as MADVLDLRQFRGTQLDGLLQAESAEWDRLLDWDYQPSADLIRQYVDARILPGYVLAERGFGRTAPLGYGFFVHEARKGMIGNLFVAPEHRNGTLDGEHVLLEQMIATLTATPGVERIEAQLMAFAPQKLGECFAAHGFASFRRVFLELGLGGGEPANGAEGTTHLQDMRLEPWGGASYEEAARLIQHAYREHVDSRINDQYRNFAGAIRFMHNIAHYPGCGQFDASASFIARSLRRGALEGMILASRVKPDVAHITQICVLPERQGHGLGRALLERALGSLRRQRLRAVTLTVTGENAGALALYRRVGFVDLNEFDAYVWERTA; from the coding sequence ATGGCGGATGTTCTTGATTTGCGGCAGTTTCGCGGCACGCAGCTCGACGGGCTGCTGCAGGCCGAATCTGCCGAATGGGACCGGCTGCTGGATTGGGATTACCAGCCCTCGGCCGATCTCATACGCCAGTATGTGGACGCGCGCATCCTGCCCGGCTACGTGCTCGCCGAGCGCGGCTTCGGCCGGACGGCGCCGCTGGGCTACGGCTTTTTTGTGCATGAGGCGCGCAAGGGAATGATCGGGAATTTGTTTGTGGCGCCCGAACACCGCAACGGCACGCTCGACGGCGAGCATGTGCTGCTGGAACAGATGATCGCGACGCTGACGGCGACGCCGGGGGTGGAGCGCATCGAGGCACAGCTTATGGCGTTTGCGCCGCAGAAGCTGGGAGAGTGTTTTGCCGCGCACGGCTTCGCCAGTTTCCGGCGGGTGTTTCTGGAGCTGGGATTAGGCGGCGGCGAGCCGGCCAACGGGGCTGAAGGAACAACGCACCTGCAGGACATGCGGCTGGAGCCCTGGGGTGGCGCCAGTTACGAGGAAGCGGCGCGGCTGATTCAGCATGCTTACCGCGAGCATGTGGACAGCCGCATCAACGACCAGTACCGGAACTTTGCTGGCGCCATCCGCTTCATGCACAACATCGCGCATTATCCGGGCTGCGGCCAGTTCGATGCGTCGGCCTCGTTTATCGCGCGCTCGCTGCGGCGGGGGGCGCTGGAGGGGATGATCCTGGCGTCGCGCGTCAAACCCGACGTGGCGCACATCACCCAGATTTGCGTGCTGCCGGAACGGCAGGGGCACGGGCTGGGACGGGCGCTGCTGGAGCGGGCGCTCGGCAGCCTGCGGCGGCAGCGACTGCGGGCGGTGACGTTAACCGTAACTGGAGAAAACGCGGGAGCCCTGGCGCTGTACCGGCGGGTGGGGTTTGTGGATCTGAACGAGTTTGACGCCTACGTGTGGGAGCGCACCGCATGA
- a CDS encoding PLP-dependent transferase encodes MRLATKAVHSGEPDTVAGAHPVSAPIHTSATFYYDHTAELDAVAGGAEGYMYGRYRNPTNVALEAAVAALEGADGALSFASGMAALHAAILASGVTAKDVIVCAQEIYGGTIGLLMNAFAPLGIEIRFADFNNPQAVDTALSGPGVRLVIVESLSNPLLRVVDLTVLAEKAHAAGARLLVDATFTSPVLLQALALGADYSVHSATKYMSGHGDAMGGVVAAAAGDLATLDGIRKLVGGILGPFAAWTILRGLKTLPLRMERQCANAARVAEFLRAHPAVERVNYPGFADHPDHATAARQFGGYFGAMVSFEVKGADRAAILRLMDRFHLCLPCTSLGDVQTLVLYPVLSSHRDMAPKQRERVGIRDNLLRLSVGIEDPADIIEDLNQALRA; translated from the coding sequence ATGCGCCTGGCAACCAAAGCCGTCCATTCCGGCGAGCCCGACACCGTCGCGGGCGCGCATCCCGTCAGCGCCCCCATTCACACCAGTGCAACCTTCTATTACGATCACACCGCCGAGCTCGACGCCGTGGCCGGGGGCGCCGAAGGCTACATGTACGGCCGCTACCGCAATCCCACCAACGTCGCCCTGGAAGCGGCCGTGGCCGCCCTCGAAGGCGCCGACGGGGCGTTGAGCTTTGCCTCCGGCATGGCCGCGCTGCACGCCGCCATCCTCGCCTCGGGCGTCACCGCGAAAGACGTCATCGTCTGCGCCCAGGAGATCTACGGCGGTACCATCGGTCTGCTGATGAACGCCTTCGCGCCGCTCGGCATCGAAATCCGCTTTGCCGATTTCAACAACCCGCAAGCGGTGGACACGGCGCTTTCCGGCCCCGGCGTTCGCCTCGTCATTGTCGAGTCCCTCTCGAACCCGTTGCTGCGCGTCGTTGATCTCACCGTCCTTGCCGAAAAAGCCCACGCCGCCGGCGCCAGGCTGTTGGTCGACGCTACCTTCACCAGCCCGGTGCTCCTCCAGGCGCTCGCGCTCGGCGCCGACTACTCGGTTCACAGCGCCACCAAGTATATGTCCGGCCACGGCGACGCCATGGGCGGCGTGGTCGCCGCCGCCGCCGGCGACCTGGCGACCCTCGATGGCATCCGCAAGCTGGTCGGTGGCATTCTCGGGCCCTTCGCCGCCTGGACCATCCTGCGCGGCCTCAAAACCCTCCCCCTCCGCATGGAGCGCCAATGCGCCAATGCCGCCCGCGTCGCCGAATTCCTGCGCGCCCATCCCGCCGTCGAGCGCGTCAACTATCCCGGCTTCGCCGACCATCCCGACCACGCCACCGCCGCCCGCCAGTTCGGCGGCTACTTTGGCGCCATGGTGTCGTTTGAAGTCAAAGGCGCCGACCGTGCGGCGATTCTCCGCCTCATGGACCGCTTCCATCTCTGCCTCCCCTGCACCAGCCTCGGCGACGTGCAGACGCTGGTGCTCTATCCGGTGCTTTCTTCGCACCGCGACATGGCCCCCAAGCAGCGCGAGCGTGTCGGCATCCGCGACAACCTCCTTCGCCTCAGCGTCGGCATCGAAGACCCCGCCGACATCATTGAAGATCTCAACCAGGCCCTGCGCGCGTAG
- the higA gene encoding addiction module antidote protein, HigA family, with protein sequence MRNQKRPIHPGEHLREELAELELSAAKFAALLAVPMNRVTQILNHKHAVSADTALRLARYFGTTPEFWMQLQAAYDLRLAERKSGKAIARRVNPRAA encoded by the coding sequence GTGAGAAACCAAAAGCGGCCGATTCATCCCGGCGAGCATCTGCGCGAGGAACTGGCGGAGTTGGAACTGTCGGCGGCGAAGTTTGCGGCGCTGCTCGCCGTACCGATGAACCGAGTTACGCAAATCCTGAACCACAAGCACGCCGTTTCTGCCGATACTGCGCTGCGGCTGGCTCGCTACTTCGGCACCACGCCGGAGTTCTGGATGCAGTTGCAGGCCGCCTACGACCTGCGCCTCGCCGAGCGCAAGTCCGGCAAGGCCATCGCCCGCCGCGTTAACCCGCGCGCAGCGTAA